The proteins below are encoded in one region of Streptomyces roseirectus:
- a CDS encoding SAV_2336 N-terminal domain-related protein, producing the protein MDSEGPLARLAALLDAAAEGTDGPTPRELAEVLWLARQLSDDVPAHDPDPQPEPEPRPPSEPRDPVAPWPAQSDPEVRLPPVPDPPRVPLHLPAQDRTETRTAASGKPLRVPVPPMLPRPLALQRALRPLKRTVPAPHARLLDEAATVDRIARLGADPEVWLPVLRPARERWLRLCLVHDTGPTMPVWRPLVRELHTTLAQSGIFRTVSLHALTPDGHAHGVTAPADGRTAILVLSDCMGPQWRPGPDGERWFRTLRRWASHAPLAVVQPLPEHLWPSTALPAEPGLFVAPTVAAPAASLTFTPYDPDVSEPTGAVPLMVVEPGAPWLANWAALLTDPGGGRIPGAAAWLPPSPEAAEEATPIGELTAREIVLRFEATASPEAFALAGHLSLAAPSVPVMRLVQHAVQEEPRPQHLAEVILSGMLTAVDGPAGSYAFRPGVRELLQRTLPRTVRGRTREFLAEIGELIDERAGFTPGAFRARGGSGEEDGEAFATVRGETVDRLGGTAESAPLGGRYRVLGQRGPGQRVREAVDTRTGERVAVHLYPPQPGHLERFAEDARALAGVDSPHVARVLDHGAEGQTPYLVAEFVEGVTLSELMLGSGPGVSLAVYAALVADVRAGLDALHAAGLVRGQAGGNGLLLRPDGTVLISRFALGQEAVGRSAAGDAVEFHRLAEELTNRSPDVREFRERHPRRTEAALREARTSDRLQIRMTSPVRVTRGSVSRHIHAPEVRALLEKLLSHRGRRVTYEELAGVLPERRQSPGRVRELVAELVVGYLGPSSIAQVTDGYALFAPDAEIQLTQSVRFETLTPLTPESRITLEYAVDEVLSRGGLTPAQYETHVLPRGYRVEISPDTYLVPLLAAAVRWLPGPLATLPEPPRLQVAFDDAPAPPATPAQVTVTVPPALYESFIDSSAAFGPHRFRPLYGDAPDSPPLAWYCPLPAPRPEDDERDLVKGPYLIRDLHELHVPAPGRAAIVHTLPDAPLTLLNPARPYGSRRPSRATYYEVDLTPQSTTRELSLPSSGKARFAGAVHLTWRVTDPVTFVRAEVPRVADELFAYVTRRAPEVTRHHSHNRPQGAQRALAKELRAWPVPGVQVSCEVRIVPSAQQPAARQGAPGLTALLGAPTVLIGFDGPVTRLFSAAQAREAALALLAVATEHRDPRDALSGRPFGTAQAHEAVVHPLDVLRAFARDPLGPLLRARLDELELAAVPDAPTTHNAVALVRTLHAAGRRVSVVTDCCAEAVRRYVAPYRLPLAGIHGRADDPATLMPDPDGIRRALGDAGGHAVFLGSTVAELTAAQRAGLPFIGLARNRTVEQGLREAGGEVVVRSLAPVLEAARALGNP; encoded by the coding sequence ATGGACTCTGAGGGCCCCCTCGCGCGGCTGGCCGCCCTGCTGGACGCCGCCGCCGAGGGCACGGACGGTCCGACCCCGCGTGAGCTGGCCGAAGTGCTGTGGCTCGCCCGGCAGTTGAGCGACGACGTCCCCGCGCACGACCCGGACCCGCAGCCGGAGCCGGAGCCGCGGCCGCCGTCCGAGCCGCGGGACCCCGTCGCGCCCTGGCCCGCGCAGTCGGACCCGGAGGTGCGGCTCCCGCCCGTGCCCGACCCGCCGCGCGTCCCCCTGCACCTGCCCGCCCAGGACCGCACCGAGACCCGAACGGCCGCCTCCGGCAAGCCACTTCGCGTCCCCGTCCCGCCGATGCTGCCCCGCCCGCTCGCCCTGCAACGCGCGCTGCGCCCGCTGAAGCGGACGGTTCCCGCGCCGCACGCGCGGCTGCTCGACGAGGCCGCGACCGTCGACCGCATCGCCCGGCTCGGCGCGGACCCGGAGGTGTGGCTGCCGGTGCTGCGGCCGGCGCGCGAGCGGTGGCTGCGGCTGTGCCTCGTGCACGACACGGGCCCCACGATGCCCGTATGGCGGCCCCTGGTACGGGAGTTGCACACCACCCTCGCCCAGTCGGGCATCTTCCGCACGGTCTCCCTGCACGCCCTCACCCCCGACGGTCACGCCCACGGGGTCACCGCGCCCGCCGACGGGCGCACCGCGATCCTCGTCCTCAGCGACTGCATGGGCCCGCAGTGGCGCCCCGGCCCGGACGGTGAACGCTGGTTCCGCACCCTGCGCCGCTGGGCGTCGCACGCCCCGCTGGCCGTCGTGCAGCCGCTGCCCGAGCACCTGTGGCCGTCGACCGCGCTGCCCGCCGAGCCGGGCCTGTTCGTCGCCCCGACGGTCGCGGCCCCGGCCGCCTCCCTCACCTTCACCCCGTACGACCCCGACGTCAGCGAGCCAACCGGCGCTGTTCCCCTGATGGTTGTGGAGCCGGGCGCGCCCTGGCTCGCCAACTGGGCGGCGCTGCTGACGGATCCGGGAGGCGGGCGGATCCCCGGAGCGGCGGCCTGGCTGCCGCCGTCACCCGAGGCCGCCGAAGAGGCCACACCCATCGGCGAGTTGACGGCCCGTGAGATCGTGCTGCGGTTCGAGGCCACCGCCTCACCGGAGGCGTTCGCGCTGGCCGGACACCTGTCGCTCGCGGCACCCTCGGTGCCGGTGATGCGGCTCGTGCAGCACGCGGTGCAGGAGGAGCCCCGGCCGCAGCACCTCGCCGAGGTGATCCTCAGTGGCATGCTCACGGCCGTCGACGGGCCCGCCGGGTCGTACGCGTTCCGGCCCGGCGTCCGCGAACTGTTGCAGCGGACGCTGCCCCGGACCGTGCGCGGCCGTACACGTGAATTCCTCGCGGAGATCGGCGAGTTGATCGACGAGCGGGCCGGGTTCACGCCGGGGGCGTTCCGGGCGCGCGGCGGGAGCGGGGAGGAGGACGGGGAGGCGTTCGCGACCGTGCGCGGGGAGACGGTCGACCGGCTCGGGGGGACGGCCGAGAGCGCGCCGCTCGGCGGACGGTACCGGGTGCTGGGGCAGCGAGGACCTGGTCAGCGGGTGCGGGAGGCGGTGGACACGCGGACCGGGGAGCGGGTCGCCGTCCACCTGTATCCGCCGCAGCCGGGGCACCTGGAGCGGTTCGCGGAGGACGCGCGAGCGCTCGCCGGGGTCGACAGTCCCCATGTGGCGCGGGTGCTGGATCACGGTGCGGAGGGTCAAACGCCTTATCTGGTCGCGGAGTTCGTGGAGGGGGTGACGCTGTCCGAGCTGATGCTGGGCAGCGGTCCCGGGGTGTCGCTCGCGGTGTACGCGGCGCTCGTGGCCGACGTCCGCGCGGGGCTCGACGCCCTGCACGCGGCCGGTCTCGTGCGTGGACAGGCGGGCGGCAACGGGCTGTTGCTACGTCCGGACGGCACCGTGCTCATCAGCCGGTTCGCGCTGGGGCAGGAGGCGGTGGGCCGGAGCGCGGCGGGGGACGCCGTCGAATTCCACCGCCTCGCTGAGGAGTTGACGAACCGTTCGCCGGACGTGCGGGAGTTCAGGGAGCGGCATCCGAGGCGGACGGAGGCGGCCTTGCGTGAGGCGCGGACGTCCGATCGGCTCCAGATCCGGATGACGTCGCCGGTGCGGGTCACGCGCGGGTCGGTCTCCCGGCACATCCACGCCCCCGAGGTGAGGGCGCTGCTGGAGAAGCTGCTGTCCCACCGGGGTCGCCGGGTGACGTACGAGGAGCTGGCGGGCGTCCTGCCCGAACGGCGTCAATCCCCGGGGCGTGTCCGGGAGTTGGTGGCCGAACTGGTCGTCGGCTACCTCGGGCCCAGTTCGATCGCCCAAGTCACCGACGGATACGCCCTGTTCGCCCCGGACGCGGAGATCCAGCTCACCCAGTCCGTCCGCTTCGAAACGCTCACCCCCCTCACCCCCGAGTCCCGTATCACTCTTGAGTACGCGGTCGACGAGGTCCTTTCCCGGGGCGGCCTCACTCCCGCGCAGTACGAGACGCATGTCCTCCCTAGGGGCTACCGCGTCGAGATCTCCCCGGACACCTATCTCGTCCCGCTCCTCGCGGCGGCCGTCCGCTGGCTGCCCGGCCCGCTCGCCACGCTCCCCGAACCGCCCCGGCTCCAGGTCGCGTTCGACGACGCCCCCGCTCCCCCGGCCACCCCCGCGCAGGTGACCGTGACCGTCCCGCCCGCGCTCTACGAGTCCTTCATCGACAGCTCCGCCGCCTTCGGCCCCCACCGCTTCCGCCCCCTGTACGGCGACGCCCCCGACTCCCCGCCGCTGGCCTGGTACTGCCCGCTCCCGGCGCCGCGCCCCGAGGACGACGAACGGGACCTGGTGAAGGGCCCGTACCTGATCCGGGACCTGCACGAGCTGCACGTCCCGGCGCCGGGCCGCGCCGCGATCGTCCACACCCTCCCCGACGCACCCCTCACACTCCTCAACCCGGCACGCCCGTACGGGAGTCGGCGGCCGAGCCGGGCGACGTACTACGAGGTGGACCTCACTCCGCAGAGCACAACCCGGGAGCTGAGCCTGCCGAGTTCGGGCAAGGCGCGGTTCGCGGGGGCCGTGCACCTGACCTGGCGGGTGACGGACCCGGTGACGTTCGTGCGCGCCGAAGTCCCGCGCGTGGCCGACGAGTTGTTCGCCTACGTCACCCGGAGGGCGCCGGAGGTCACCCGCCATCACTCGCACAACCGTCCGCAGGGCGCGCAGCGGGCGCTGGCGAAGGAGCTGCGGGCGTGGCCGGTGCCGGGGGTGCAGGTGAGCTGTGAGGTGCGGATAGTGCCGTCCGCACAGCAGCCGGCCGCGCGGCAGGGCGCGCCCGGTCTGACGGCGCTGCTCGGCGCGCCGACGGTGCTGATCGGTTTCGACGGCCCCGTCACCCGGCTGTTCTCGGCGGCGCAGGCGCGCGAGGCGGCGCTCGCGCTGCTGGCGGTGGCCACCGAGCACCGGGATCCGCGCGACGCCCTGTCGGGCCGGCCGTTCGGGACGGCGCAGGCCCACGAGGCGGTCGTCCACCCGCTGGACGTGCTGCGCGCGTTCGCCCGGGACCCGCTCGGCCCGCTGCTGCGCGCGCGGCTCGACGAGCTGGAGCTGGCCGCCGTGCCGGACGCGCCGACGACGCACAACGCGGTCGCGCTGGTCAGGACCCTGCACGCGGCGGGGCGGCGGGTGTCGGTGGTGACGGACTGCTGCGCGGAGGCGGTGCGCCGGTACGTGGCGCCGTACCGGCTGCCGCTGGCCGGGATTCACGGGCGGGCGGACGATCCGGCGACGCTGATGCCGGACCCGGACGGCATCCGGCGGGCGCTCGGCGACGCGGGCGGGCACGCCGTGTTCCTCGGGTCGACGGTCGCCGAACTGACCGCCGCGCAGCGCGCCGGGCTGCCCTTCATCGGGCTGGCGCGCAACCGGACGGTGGAGCAGGGGCTGCGGGAGGCGGGGGGCGAGGTGGTGGTGCGGTCGCTGGCGCCGGTGCTGGAGGCGGCGCGGGCCCTGGGCAACCCTTAA